Part of the Siniperca chuatsi isolate FFG_IHB_CAS linkage group LG6, ASM2008510v1, whole genome shotgun sequence genome, CAGTCCATCCTTCCTGCATGCTGTGGGCCTTGGCAAATGCAACACGATTTTTTAGTTGTCTTCTGTTTAATGCTGGTTTCTGAGCACTAATTCGGCCATTGAGACCACTGTGTGACAGAATTCGACAAACTGTTCTTGTAGATACGGGGGTATCTGGTGACCAGTTGTACTGTAGCTCTGCTGCAGTTGAAAAAGGGCTGGCCCTGGACTGTCGAACCAACAAACGGTCCTCTTGAGCAGTAGTCTTACGGGGTCTGCCTGACCTGGGCCTGTCATGAACTTCACCAGtttcttcaaatctttttcttaTCCTCTCCACTTGACGTTTAGATACATTAAAGATGTCTGCCACCTCAGCAGGAGACTTGGTCTTCAGGCTCTTGATGATCAGCACTTTGGTCTGTGGTTGAATCTTTGGCAtgctgtcagaggtcaggatgCATTTCAAATGAAGGTTAGGTGTGCTGGGGTTCTTCTTCTACACACCTGGGAATgtgttaattacagtatttgtcacagGTGATGCTCTAATCTGTGATTGGTTGAATCCTTTAAAGAtgtgacaagacttttgtctaagcaaagtctgacctctctgtcctaataaaataattaaaaatcaaggcatgataagattttaatttggtaaaataagcataatctagaggcctttgcctttcatataaGCCACTTCTGTTTTCAAACGATCAACTagaagtcaagttattatttgttgttcctacaacttggataggcgacaagacttttgtcagggagtgtaTATCCATCCTATTCATTAtagtatctttgtgggccctcctcaCACGAGGGCCCTGTATACTCAGTCACCCCCCCACATTTTCCTTATTAATGCCCCTTGTAGAGGTCTGAGGGTAAATGAGGCTGCCAGCACTTAGGTTTGTGCACTCACGATCATTATTGTGGTGGCCAGCGCtcttgttttgtcacacatccTTTTCAACTGCTTCAATGGCCCCATCAGAAACATGGTGCTGTTGGGACAGGATCACAGAATGAAAACATATGtacaaatggaaatactttttaaaagtcTATATTCAATATGTATATGCTGTCCAACTACTGGTCACTTGATGCAAATTCCTCCTTAAAATAAAACCATCACAATTTCATCATCAGACGCTTTAATCTGATTGCTGTGGACACTGACCTGCACAGAGCACATATGTTTCCGAAAGTGTAAAAAACAATGAAGAGAGTGAGCCCGATCCTGGGGAGGAAGAGCATACACACTCCCTGCAAGACAGGCAAAAAGACGGTTTGATTCGTGGCTGTTTGACCTTGCGGGTCTCACACAAACTTGAAGTTTTCATCTCTAAGCTGCAGTTGGCACTTTAAGGGCAGGACTGGTTAGTGCTGCCAAATGAATGAACCTCACATCTTCAACATTCCTCAGAGCAAGAAGAACCAGTAAAGCCACAAGAGCTCTGCCTGCGCTCTTCCTTGTCGTGTGGAGCACAAGACAACAAAAGGAGATTCTTATAGAAATGATTACAGATCCTTACCAAAACTGTGCACACGGCCCCCACCACGAAACAGGCGATGAATCCCTTCACGCGTGTGCCCCAGCCTAAAGTTGAGGCTTCATTGACAGTCTGCATTAACACATTTGATCAATGAACACGTCAGTTGAGATTACAGTTGAAGCAGCGTAGGCTAGAGTTGGTGTTTAGTTTTTACCTGTAAAACGGTTCTGTCATCTCTGCGCGCCTCTTCGCCGCTTAAAACcgattttaatttgtccatgGCTGAAGAAACCTTAAAAGTCGCCTGGATTTGGTGAAGAGGTCTGCTTGTTTCCTGGAGCGGGAGAGAAGATTCTGTGTGGATGGACAACAACGTCACGTGGCTGCCGTCAGGGAGCTTACCTGGCCAGGTGGATGACTGCAGGTTAGTCACACCTGAGCGGAGAAGCAGCACAGAGGGCTCACTCTGAGTTcgctttttttttatttccagccACGTGAACCAATCTTACAGCACAACAGTAGACCAAAATTAGCCAAAGTAGCatattgtagctattatatAGGCCTATAACGCCGAACTGGTTAGTCGATTATCAATCAAcaggaaaataatcaacagcTATTTTGATTATGGATAAATCGTTTAAGCAGTTGTTCCTAATCTTTccttctcaattgtgagaaatcgctgtttttctctgtcttatgtgataattaactgaatatctttgcaTTGTGGACGGTTGAGCAGATAAAACACAtctgatggacatttttcacctcACATGTTCATCAATGAATGAGAACATAATTGGCAGAttgatcgataatgaaaataattgttagatgCAGCTCTAATTATATACAACTGTTCCTGGTTTGTAGCATACCAGCCTGTTTGTTATAATCAAAGGAAATGTGCAGGGACAGTAAGCTTCAGACTGAGTGACACAGACGATCTTTGTAGACGCCTGCCTTGTCCTGACAAGAATGAGTCTGCAGTTTATTGGCCATGTGAAACTATTTCTGCCTGATTCTGTGACGCATGAGTGAGCATTTGGTGGTAAAGTGATATACTGTGATTTCACTAACATAGTGAGAAATAGGAAATAACATGTTATGGTGACATTCTGTGTTAGGTACCACAGACAAACATCCTGTCCCTAGATATTTTGTTTAGACATTAAACCATGCTGAATAAATACTACAAAAAAGAAGACATGCATAAACAATGATGGCAACCATAATATTATCTGTAATGTCAAATAGCAAACAATTTTAATACAATTcttattttttggcatttgtgtgACTCAGCTTCCTAacattatgaaacaaaaaaaaaaaaagccacgtaaaatatttttaagacATGCTTTCAAGTAATATATGATGTACTGGCAATTGTTTTCACCACAAGATGGCACTGCTGAACACCAAAATGTCTGACAAGAAAAGTTTGTCTGGTCAAATGAAAATCATGCAATCCATAAAAAAGCTCAAATCTTCGTGTTCACTTATAGTACATGTGCAATttcataatgaaaacaaatgatatGACAGAGTATGTGAAAAGTATTAGgccacagtaaaataaatagcaaCGCACAATGAGAGTAAGGCTAAAAGGGGTTACAGCTGATTAAATAAGGCAGAGGTAGAGATATATTTCTAAAGTAAAGCATCCAGAAACTTGTCCTTATCCCTTTTCTGTCTGCATGCTTTGCTTCTAGTTGTACTGCTGCTGGAACTGCAAACATCATATCCCTGATTTAATTGTGATATATACATGAGTCACAATGTAGGTGTACAACAGTCCTCTTCATAAAATCTCATCGTCTGACTCCGGATCCCTCTCTCTGGGCTTCAGGAGTCCCATTTCCATTGGAGGAGTCCTCTTCAATCTGGAGCGAACCACACTGCAGAGAAAGCACAACAAACACCAGAGTCACACATAACATAAACTGTAGTGAGACGAGTGCCATTAGAGGTACTCAAGTTGTTATTCCCGGTGTGGATAAGACTTCCAGGACAAAAAGCAGCAGCTTATGGGACGTCTGGTGTGGAGCAGGTTCTCACCAGCTGACGGTGCAATAGAGCACGCCCACGACGACCATGGCGAAGGCGAGGTGCCAGGAGTAGCACATGGTGACGAACATCATGTTGTTATGATCCTTTAGGTCCCACTCAGGGCCATGGGGAGGGTACAGCACAAAACCAATCTGTGGCCAAAGAGAAGCCAGGGTCAGGAGTTATTACGCACTGTCATACACACTTCTgctcatacatgcacacattcgGATTTACCTGCCAGAACCAGCTTCCCTGCAGGAGAGCGAGGGTGCAGCGCAGCAGCTCCAGAATGATGTTACCTCGGTGGAAGACCTCCAGTAAGGCAACAAGAGCATCGCCAAAGACTGCATAGAGAAGGAGCTGATGTACATGGACGTCCAGCATACTCCTGCCGTGGAGGTGGTAGAGGAAAAGAaatcctgcaaaaaaaaaataacagagacAGTCATCAATGGAAAACTAGAtgagaaaggcagagaaaaaTATGTTTCCACCCATGACTCTCTTTTTAGTTACATGCTGCCTGTCATGGTCTTGGGCtttagtttagttatttcctgtttttattttgattttgagcccttcctcatgtgtcttgggttactttacttcctgcctttgtgttttccatcagttttgattgtctgcccctccctgattagtttcacctgtgtctagtaaTCCTTCCCTCACTAGTGTGTTTAGTCCATGTGTCCCTTTTTCAGTTGTCAGGTCTTTGTGTCTGTTCTTCAGTCCTGCGTTTGCTCTGTATTCCTGCCTGTGTTTCTCATGCCATTACGGTTTGTCTTTAGTTTTTGTATCTCTCCTTTGTTGTTTGGAATCTGCCTCAGCCTGctccttctgtttttgttgcctaCCTGTTTTGTTAAACTCAGCTTTTCCTCATTAAAGCttgcttttatttcttaaaCCTGCCTGCCTGgagttctgcatttgggtcctaacAGCTGACATTTGTCAAACTGTCTAATGGCATCTCgattgcatttttgtttttcattcagttctaatcatgcattcatgtgtactTCTTTGGGTGACTAGTCTCCTTTTGATCtactaaaaaatattttaatgtagtatatagcctactgtatgtAAGAGTAATGTATAAATGGTAGCTAAATATATTGATTATACAATTTCAAATAGTTAGCtaactaaaagtaatggataaacagttgtaATAGTTAGCCAaatgtaatggataaacagctgGAATAATTAACTAAAAGTAATGGTTAAATGGTATGACATTGTATAAGAATGATAACTGtatgacaaaatattaatagtgttaaataaattGTTTGATAAATTCAAATGAGCACATTTGGAACCTGACAggtggtgttgatgaaggggTACTTTAATCTGTTCATCTGATGGGGCTTTTGGGGTatgatgtctttaaaaaaatttaaaaaaagtttgccAACCACTgctctaaataaataatgtcaaaatgaaGGCTGGAAAATACAAATGTCCTTTTTCTTACCTTCATTAAAGAAAGCAATAGCCAGCATTAACCTATCCAGTGCCAGTGGAGCAGCCTCTGTGATGTGGATGATCAGAGACACAGTCCCAGCCAGGCCAAAGAACAGATACATGGTGGCATGCTGCCAGTTCATCAGATGTTCCCAGTGTTTCTCTGCAAAGTCATACAACTGGAGTCTCGGTCCATCTGCTACAAACTGCTCTGCCAGCATCCCTGGGGAGCACAGTGGAGGAAACACTCAGATCTTCTTAATTAAAGAGTGAATACTATAAATACCTATTTGTGTCATACTTTACTCATACAGTATGCACTGTCATTAAAGTTTATTACTCCTGATtagccaaataaaaaaaaaaaaagtatggatGCATTAAGAAGCtcatttaaaatcagtttttttcaaGTTCATATCACTCACAGTTTGTCTTTTCCTAATGTTTTGTAAGTGAATAGAAAGACCTACTTACCaacaaaagagaagaagagtaTGACAGAGCTTTCGATGATCTCCAGGCGGCGCTGTGAGGCTCTGCTGGCCAGCCGAGTGGAGCCTATGTTCTTGTTCCTGCGGGTGGCGTGCCAGAGTGAGTGCTTTCCTGTCCACCAGATCCCAGCTACCAGAAAGAAGCTTCCAGGGAGCGCATGGCCCTTGAAGCTTCCCATGACTCACGACACCTGAATCGTAGGAGGAAACAAATCTATTAGCAATTGTTGTGGATAATTGTTGTCATTTCATCTTGCACTACAACAGAAAATAGATTTCTACTCAGCACGAATCAGGGTTTTATTCTCAATATTGTCTCTTATGTTGCATCAGCAAATAAATTATCTTGGTTTCTCTTAGGTAGTAAATGTATCAAAACAAGATAATTTCACCTCTTGTACAATTTGGTATATATTTTATGCAAAGTTTTCTTCCACTAGCATggggatatacagtatttttagcaCGGCTGGCAAACGTGAAGGAATATGAAATGGGACGGGAAAAGTGGAGGCGTGCCTGCAATTTAGTTCAACAGCATAATCAGACATAATTAGTGTGTGTGCCACCCTTCAGCTGACCTCGGTAGAAGTGTATCTAGACAGGGAAAGGAACCTGTTAGAGCGTCACAAGGCTTGCACCTTTACCTTTAAACATGTGGACCTGTCTGCTTCACTGCATatacaaaagatgaaaaagagtTTTTCTGTTTGGGTTACACAAATGCTCACTCCATAAAGTGACAACGATTGCATGTTGTCCTTGGTAAAGTTCATTTCCTTGATAATTAAACCAGCGCCTCTGAGAGCAAAGCAGGAGTGACATCAATAGTGAGCAGAGAATAAGAATAAGGTGCATGGCTGTACTCTCTTTTGTGATGCAGATGACAGACAATATTCTGCCCGGCAACAAAGGGAACCTTTTGAAGGAGGACACTCATCACAAACTGATTGTTTGTGATGTTAAATGCACAGATGCGCATCTGTGTCAGACGGCCCTTTGGCTGAGCAACCTCTCCTGGCTGAGGAAAACACTTCAGTCGCCATGGTAATCACTCCCTCATGTCACTCGAGTGCTGGTGGAAGACTCTTCAGTGTTTGGCTGATTTACTCACAATATCAACAATCTGGGCAGTCTTATTTCCAGATTCAATGGTTCCCACACTTTTTATAAAGTCAAGGATTtcagtaaataaatacacattttattagACTCAGAGGTGGAAAGTcactatgtacatttactcaagtaatgtacTTGAGGTAtttgtgctttacttgagtatgctgctttatacttcaactccactacatttcagaaggaaataatgtacttttccctccattacatttattttaacagcTACAGCTAGTTACagttcagattcagattttatgtataaaacatatgatcagtttataaataataaatatgatgcattgcaaATGTCTGCATTTATACTTTGGTTCTCTTTGGtctccccccccacacacacacacatacacatggcaGCAAGTTATCATGCAAGGTGCTGGTCTAATGACACTTGGACATGTGAAcgggaggagctggggatcgaaccacTGGACTGCAGCCAGACACTCACAGGAGGACATCAGTTATAGAATAAACTAGCAAACACTAGGCCCTATATAATAAAACAGTTACCATTAGCCCCACATTGACCAATTATAACATTAAAgtactgcttacatgttaagGCATCAATAATAATGCTCCTGAtatttttagtacatttagttttgatactttaagtacatttgttgctaatacttttacttaagtacacttttgaatgcaggacttttgcttgtaattgagtatttttatagtgtgggacttttacttaagtaaacctACTTCCTCCGCCACTGATTATACATAGTCTTTAACGGTTttacctgtttgtttgatttaatattgaattatGAAACCGCCTATGCATTGAGACTGAAACCCATAGCATATGTATCGCATTTTTACAGTCCTGCATACAGTGTCCACCTTGAGGTAAACTGTACTTAGTGGAATAAAGTGGAATAAAGTCAAGTAGGCCTGTTTTTCAATTTGTAGGTGACACCATGGAGATCGTTCATGGAGGTGCAGATTCTAGTTAAAAAAGGGGACAGAAATGTTGAGGCTGTCGACATAAAAGACCATAACTATTTCTGACAGTAATGGAGCTTTTAAAATAACCTTAAAACTAACCATTTTAAGGACGTTCTTGACCTGCCACAAAAGGCCCCATTTGTCTTTCACTCTGGCAGAGCAGACAGAGGCTGTAAAGCTCATGAACAGAGATTGTATAGTCTactaaacagacacaaacacaagagtAGCTCATTAAATGTCTTACCATTAGAGAATTGAGCAAACAAGGTTTCCATCTGAGATTATTGGGTGTATAAATCAACAGAAAGTTGAAGTTTTGTGGTTTAATGTCTAAATGTGAACTGTATTCTTGATGTATAGCCtactgtaaaataaacttttaagaTCTTTTTTTATGAAGTACAAAGGCAGTAAGTTTCTTTGAAAGTAGGCTACAATGAGTGTATGTTATAGGCGGCTGTATAAATGCATATAGCTGCTGAACAGGATATACAGTAGCCTAGAAGTCCTTTacagtagaaagaaaaaaaacttaccCAATTATGTTTGTTTCTGGAGATGAAAAGTTGCTAAGTATATTCAGCCAGAAAGCATCCTCATTTTCTCATCACACAAATCATTTTTCCAGTGGCAAAGAAGAGAAATATGCTCCTCTGTTCCTCAGCAAGACACGAAGTAAACATCAGCTATCTCTTCCGAGTCCCAGCAGACTCCAGACCAACACTCGTCTCAAAACCCGTTTTTAACAAAATTTTCCGACTCTTAACAGATTAGGCTTTTACCCCCCAATAAACTATCCCATTGGATGGCAGAGGTGAGCTGGCGTCATCAGCCCGTGCTGTCATTGGCTAAAGTCCACGTCAGTCTCAGGTGTCCACGTGTGCACTTTCACTCCGCCTGCTCGTGCTCGGCACTGTCCCTCCCTGCTCGGAGGAAACCGCTACTTTCCATCGTGCCAAGGCAGGCCGGCGGGCCGGGACAAGACATGCAGCACGTACTACACTACAGCTGGAAGACTTCCTTATCCTCAGGCGGCAGGTCCGGTCCCTCAGTTTAGTTGTTATATTTTGCAGGTCCGGTCCCTCAGTTTAGTTGTTATATTTTGCAGGTCCGGTCCCTCAGTTTAGTTGTTATATTTACTCCAAACCGAGTGGCAGTGattcagtgttgtgtgtgtagcctACTGTTGTGGTAAATGGAAGCAAATAGTGACTTTTAGCATTTATCAGGGTTTACAAGGAAAACAACCAGCAAAGTAAACTGAAAAGAAACTACCCATTGTTACccaaagtttattttaaaatacccCTCTTACTTAAAACACAAATTGTAACTTCATACTGTAGTTTAGTACTACTGTCTATTCAGAATTTCTGACTTTATTTGTGAAGTGTAAAACAGGAGGATAAACTAGCTCTTCTGCAGGTAAAAGATGGGTAAACATTTCCTTGGTTGTAGCCTGTGTGGTAGCATCACTATCAAAAATGTAGACTATGAACAAAGAAGTTATACAATTTTTCTGAAATAATTTGGATTAACTGTTCACATGAAGGTCTAAATACTGTTTCTCCTCACAGTCAGGAATAACATTCTGGGGAAGAAATGCTGAAACCTTCATTAATCATTTTGATGGCCTGAAAGTAGCCAAATTTAAAGGCACCCTGTGGCGT contains:
- the sft2d2a gene encoding SFT2 domain containing 2a, coding for MDKLKSVLSGEEARRDDRTVLQTVNEASTLGWGTRVKGFIACFVVGAVCTVLGVCMLFLPRIGLTLFIVFYTFGNICALCSTMFLMGPLKQLKRMCDKTRALATTIMITCLVLTLCAAFWWKNFGLALLFCILQVLSFAWYSLSYIPFVREAIMKMVAMCVK
- the tmem45a gene encoding transmembrane protein 45A; the encoded protein is MGSFKGHALPGSFFLVAGIWWTGKHSLWHATRRNKNIGSTRLASRASQRRLEIIESSVILFFSFVGMLAEQFVADGPRLQLYDFAEKHWEHLMNWQHATMYLFFGLAGTVSLIIHITEAAPLALDRLMLAIAFFNEGFLFLYHLHGRSMLDVHVHQLLLYAVFGDALVALLEVFHRGNIILELLRCTLALLQGSWFWQIGFVLYPPHGPEWDLKDHNNMMFVTMCYSWHLAFAMVVVGVLYCTVSCVVRSRLKRTPPMEMGLLKPRERDPESDDEIL